In the Deltaproteobacteria bacterium genome, one interval contains:
- a CDS encoding phosphate butyryltransferase, with product MIRNFKELLAEARATPPITVSVAAADEGETLKAVVEAAKIGLAKAVLAGDRNIIEEMLARESVPAQTFEILHEKNPVKAAALAVQAVSGGRADILMKGGVSTSKFLQSALSAQGGLRRGLFSDVAVYEDQRSEARLVLVSDGGVNILPTIRQKLEIIGNAVRVAHRLGIKSPKVALLSGSEKVHPDFGSTIDAVALVKICQDSPVEGCVVDGPFALDNAIDEASARKKGIESPVAGRADILIVPSLEAGNIFTKGLQYYAGKMLIHVGMGALAPILIDSRSATYAEKMLSLALAKLMCGKDSYGNGPSDD from the coding sequence ATGATCAGAAACTTTAAGGAGCTTCTGGCCGAAGCGCGGGCGACGCCTCCCATCACCGTTTCCGTAGCCGCAGCCGACGAGGGCGAGACCTTGAAGGCCGTGGTGGAGGCGGCCAAGATTGGGCTTGCGAAAGCGGTCCTTGCAGGTGACCGGAACATCATCGAGGAAATGCTGGCGCGGGAGTCCGTCCCCGCCCAAACTTTCGAGATACTCCACGAAAAAAACCCCGTAAAGGCTGCGGCCCTTGCTGTCCAGGCGGTCAGCGGCGGGCGCGCCGACATATTAATGAAGGGAGGGGTTTCCACCTCCAAATTTTTGCAGTCGGCCCTTTCCGCCCAAGGGGGCCTCCGGCGCGGGCTTTTCAGCGATGTTGCCGTTTACGAGGACCAGCGGTCGGAAGCAAGGCTGGTGCTGGTTTCGGACGGCGGGGTCAATATCCTGCCAACCATAAGGCAGAAGCTGGAAATTATTGGAAACGCCGTGAGAGTCGCCCATCGCCTGGGTATCAAAAGCCCAAAGGTGGCTCTTCTCTCCGGGTCCGAGAAGGTTCACCCGGATTTCGGCTCCACAATAGATGCGGTGGCCCTGGTGAAAATCTGCCAGGACAGCCCGGTGGAAGGCTGCGTGGTGGACGGGCCCTTCGCACTTGATAACGCCATAGACGAGGCATCTGCCAGAAAAAAGGGCATAGAATCGCCGGTGGCCGGGCGCGCCGACATCCTGATCGTGCCCAGCCTCGAGGCTGGAAACATCTTCACAAAGGGTCTTCAGTATTATGCAGGAAAAATGCTGATCCACGTTGGAATGGGTGCCTTGGCGCCCATTCTCATAGACTCGCGCTCGGCCACATACGCTGAAAAGATGCTCTCCCTGGCCCTGGCGAAGCTCATGTGCGGAAAAGATTCTTACGGAAACGGACCGTCCGATGATTGA
- a CDS encoding amino acid-binding protein, translating to MIEDSDYMIPQLSVFIENRLASLSELARRLADENINLRGFTLAESREFGTVRIIVAEVEACKVALNKAGYHYVETPVLAVEVTDRPGGMANVLEHLACSHINVDYAYAMTEKHGLSAVIILRVDDLKKAVMVLKKTNVRLLSRKDITLI from the coding sequence ATGATTGAAGACAGCGACTATATGATACCCCAGCTATCGGTTTTCATCGAAAACAGGCTTGCAAGTCTTTCAGAGCTTGCGCGCCGCCTGGCGGATGAAAACATCAATCTTCGAGGATTTACTCTCGCCGAATCAAGGGAGTTCGGAACCGTTCGCATCATAGTGGCGGAGGTGGAGGCCTGTAAGGTTGCGTTGAATAAGGCGGGCTACCACTACGTGGAAACCCCGGTGCTGGCTGTGGAAGTCACGGACAGGCCGGGAGGCATGGCCAATGTTCTTGAACACCTTGCCTGTTCACACATAAACGTGGACTACGCATACGCCATGACAGAAAAGCACGGACTGAGCGCCGTAATCATTTTGCGGGTGGATGATTTGAAAAAGGCCGTCATGGTCTTGAAGAAGACGAATGTTCGGCTGCTTTCGCGGAAGGACATTACACTGATATGA
- a CDS encoding AMP-binding protein, translating to MSHERMAIPQKTSYWSEELERQAEINKDKAFLYLVQERRSVSYGKMNENANRLANFLLSKGARPGDGLATLMGNSAMFLDAFFGIQKIGMYINPVNTGLRGEGLSFIIDNCDARFLMVDYDKLDLYQSVRGATPKITHVIVNTFGAPDDFKVPKGMLDLKEAYSADVSCAKPRVDFCLNSLLLIMYTSGTTGLPKGVVFRYNKNLVEKIRLLSQFVMTPDSIYYSPLALFHGNALFVAMTQVLVAGATLALSTKFSASRFWEEVSESCATIFNTVGAIIPILLKQPASPFEKTHRVKFIISAGCPADMWEPFEKRFGVTIYEAYGSIDGTGSIMNLGNAPKGSVGQTLLSDIRLVDEKGCDVPVGTAGELLFRVNPDRKSTVEYYKNDDATISKTRGEWEHTGDYMYRDCAGYLYFVGRKTDSMRRRGENVSAYEVEKVILNNPMIQECAVYGVPSEMTEDEIMASVTLVNGSRMLPSELRDFLKDKLARYAIPRYIRIVDDFPRTETFRIKKNELKALGVTQDTWDAENP from the coding sequence ATGAGCCATGAACGGATGGCTATTCCGCAGAAAACGTCCTACTGGTCCGAAGAGCTGGAAAGACAGGCCGAGATCAACAAAGACAAGGCCTTCCTGTACCTGGTGCAGGAAAGGCGCTCGGTTTCATACGGAAAGATGAACGAAAACGCCAACCGCCTGGCCAACTTTCTGCTCTCGAAGGGAGCAAGGCCCGGCGACGGGCTGGCGACCCTCATGGGGAACTCCGCCATGTTTCTGGACGCCTTTTTCGGAATCCAGAAGATAGGAATGTACATAAACCCGGTCAACACCGGCCTTAGGGGCGAGGGCCTCTCCTTCATCATAGACAACTGCGACGCCCGCTTCCTGATGGTGGATTACGACAAGCTGGACCTTTATCAAAGCGTTCGGGGGGCCACCCCGAAAATAACGCATGTGATAGTGAACACCTTTGGAGCCCCTGATGATTTCAAGGTTCCGAAAGGAATGCTGGACCTTAAGGAGGCCTACTCCGCCGACGTTTCCTGCGCGAAACCAAGGGTTGATTTTTGCCTCAATTCGCTGCTTCTCATAATGTACACCTCCGGCACAACGGGGCTCCCCAAGGGGGTCGTCTTCAGATACAACAAAAATCTGGTTGAAAAGATAAGGCTGCTTTCCCAGTTCGTGATGACTCCCGATTCGATCTATTACTCACCCCTGGCGCTGTTTCACGGAAACGCCCTTTTCGTGGCCATGACCCAGGTGCTGGTTGCCGGGGCCACCCTTGCGCTTTCCACTAAATTTTCCGCCTCCAGGTTCTGGGAGGAGGTTTCCGAGTCTTGCGCCACAATATTCAATACTGTGGGAGCGATTATTCCAATTCTCCTCAAGCAGCCGGCAAGCCCCTTTGAAAAGACCCACCGCGTAAAGTTCATCATCTCGGCGGGATGTCCTGCTGACATGTGGGAGCCCTTCGAAAAAAGGTTCGGCGTCACCATCTACGAAGCGTACGGTTCCATTGACGGCACCGGCTCCATCATGAACCTTGGGAATGCGCCCAAGGGCTCCGTTGGACAGACTCTGTTATCCGACATCCGGCTGGTTGATGAGAAGGGCTGCGATGTCCCGGTTGGAACTGCTGGCGAGCTCCTCTTTCGGGTCAATCCCGACAGGAAGAGTACAGTTGAATACTACAAAAACGACGACGCCACCATATCCAAGACCAGGGGTGAATGGGAGCACACCGGAGACTACATGTACAGGGACTGCGCGGGCTATCTTTATTTTGTAGGCCGCAAGACGGATTCCATGCGAAGGCGCGGTGAGAATGTTTCAGCCTACGAGGTGGAAAAGGTAATTCTTAACAACCCCATGATACAGGAGTGCGCCGTCTACGGGGTTCCCTCCGAAATGACCGAGGACGAGATCATGGCCTCTGTGACTCTGGTGAACGGCAGTCGGATGCTCCCGTCGGAGCTTCGTGACTTTTTGAAGGACAAACTCGCCCGGTACGCCATTCCACGTTACATAAGGATAGTGGACGATTTCCCGCGAACCGAGACCTTCCGCATAAAGAAAAACGAACTCAAGGCCCTGGGCGTTACGCAGGATACCTGGGACGCGGAAAATCCATGA